One Marmota flaviventris isolate mMarFla1 chromosome 16, mMarFla1.hap1, whole genome shotgun sequence DNA segment encodes these proteins:
- the Galr1 gene encoding galanin receptor type 1: MELATANFSEGNASGPEPPSSEAPPLFGIGVENFVTLVVFSLIFALGVLGNSLVITVLARSKPGKPRSTTNLFILNLSIADLAYLLFCIPFQATVYVLPTWVLGAFICKFIHYFFTVSMLVSIFTLAAMSVDRYVAIVHSRRSSSLRVSRNALLGVGFIWTLSIAMASPVAYHQGLFHRDVSNQTFCWEEWTNKSHKKAYVVCTFVFGYLLPLLLICFCYAKVLTHLHKKLKNMSKKSETSKKKTAQTVLVVVVVFGISWLPHHVIHLWAEFGVFPLTPASFFFRITAHCLAYSNSSVNPIIYAFLSENFRKAYKQVFKCHVHNESPPSDNRETRSRVDTPPSTNCTHV, encoded by the exons ATGGAGTTGGCGACTGCGAACTTCAGTGAGGGGAACGCGAGCGGGCCCGAACCTCCCTCCTCGGAGGCACCGCCGCTCTTCGGCATCGGCGTGGAGAACTTCGTCACGCTGGTGGTGTTCAGCCTGATCTTCGCGCTGGGCGTGCTGGGCAACAGCCTGGTGATCACGGTGCTGGCGCGGAGCAAGCCCGGCAAGCCGCGCAGCACCACCAACCTGTTCATCCTCAACCTGAGCATCGCCGACCTGGCCTACCTGCTCTTCTGTATTCCTTTCCAGGCCACCGTGTACGTGCTGCCCACCTGGGTGCTGGGCGCCTTCATCTGCAAGTTCATCCACTACTTCTTCACGGTGTCCATGTTGGTCAGCATCTTCACTCTGGCCGCGATGTCGGtggaccgctatgtggccattgTGCACTCTCGGCGCTCCTCCTCCCTGAGGGTGTCCCGCAATGCGCTGCTGGGCGTGGGCTTCATCTGGACACTGTCGATTGCCATGGCCTCACCTGTGGCCTACCACCAGGGCCTCTTCCACCGGGACGTCAGCAATCAGACCTTCTGCTGGGAAGAGTGGACCAACAAGAGCCACAAGAAGGCCTACGTGGTGTGCACCTTCGTCTTCGGCTAcctgctgccgctgctgctgaTCTGCTTCTGCTATGCCAAG GTCCTTACTCATTTGCATAAAAAGCTGAAGAACATGTCAAAGAAGTCAGAAACGTCCAAGAAAAAG ACGGCGCAGACGgtcctggtggtggtggtggtgtttgggATATCTTGGCTGCCCCACCACGTCATCCATCTCTGGGCCGAGTTCGGGGTCTTCCCTCTGACCCCGGCCTCCTTCTTCTTCAGGATCACGGCCCACTGCCTGGCCTACAGCAACTCCTCGGTGAACCCCATCATATACGCGTTTCTCTCCGAGAACTTCAGGAAGGCCTACAAGCAAGTGTTCAAGTGCCACGTCCACAACGAATCACCGCCCAGTGACAATAGAGAGACCAGAAGTCGAGTGGACACCCCTCCGTCCACCAACTGCACTCACGTGTGA